A portion of the Streptomyces sp. NBC_00376 genome contains these proteins:
- a CDS encoding GNAT family N-acetyltransferase: MTARLVRPVPGSLLPGFADGIRQVHAEAFSAPPRNESETHTDHYLQRLAHDVSRPGFTTALAVPSTAQGRGIGASLLEAVTADAPAGRCRLLTSVRADSAMSFYRQLGSTQTTHPAPGGSGHAAFLGTRHTAPGTRTAGLLDRLKAADRKNARLKQQATAARATGLAGLASDANGFQAVTATTDGGADEARALATAVRDRLSVGTPGAVGVGTHAVVIVVALNKAGRETGLNAASPVKQFLAGRGGSPEPAQGGGLPADRLADALAELPRLIRER, encoded by the coding sequence GTGACGGCGCGGCTTGTCCGGCCGGTTCCGGGTTCACTTCTTCCAGGGTTCGCCGACGGTATACGCCAGGTCCATGCCGAGGCGTTCTCGGCACCGCCCCGGAACGAGAGCGAAACGCACACCGACCACTACCTGCAACGCCTCGCACACGACGTCTCCCGGCCGGGCTTCACCACAGCACTCGCCGTCCCCAGCACGGCGCAGGGCCGGGGAATCGGTGCCTCGCTCCTCGAAGCCGTGACCGCGGACGCACCAGCCGGGCGGTGCCGGCTGCTGACCTCCGTGCGCGCCGATTCGGCCATGTCCTTCTACCGGCAACTCGGCTCGACACAGACCACCCATCCCGCTCCCGGGGGCAGCGGCCACGCGGCATTCCTCGGCACACGGCACACGGCACCCGGCACGCGCACAGCTGGACTGCTGGACCGGCTCAAGGCAGCTGACCGGAAGAACGCCCGTCTCAAGCAGCAGGCCACTGCCGCCCGCGCCACCGGACTCGCCGGACTCGCCTCGGACGCGAACGGTTTCCAGGCAGTCACCGCCACCACCGACGGCGGTGCGGACGAGGCCCGCGCCCTGGCCACCGCCGTACGTGACCGGCTTTCTGTCGGCACCCCGGGTGCCGTCGGCGTCGGAACACACGCCGTAGTCATCGTCGTAGCGCTGAACAAGGCAGGCCGAGAGACAGGACTGAACGCTGCGTCGCCGGTAAAGCAGTTCCTCGCCGGCCGCGGCGGCTCCCCGGAGCCGGCGCAGGGCGGTGGCCTGCCGGCCGACCGTCTCGCCGACGCCCTGGCGGAGCTGCCCCGCCTCATCCGCGAGCGATGA